The Mauremys mutica isolate MM-2020 ecotype Southern chromosome 1, ASM2049712v1, whole genome shotgun sequence genome has a segment encoding these proteins:
- the LOC123356078 gene encoding olfactory receptor 51G2-like yields MSSLNETEFQFAVFLLTGQHGQEVFHLWISIPFCFMYVISIVGNSVILFIIKTDPSLHEPMYIFLSMLAATELGISIATMPTILGVFLFNSREISLDACFAQLFFIHSLQCIESSVLLLMAFDRFIAICNPLRYASILTLPRIPKMGLVCVLRGMAIILPLPLFLDRFHYCRSNVLSHSYCLHQEVMKMACSDISVNSIYGLFAKLLTMGLDSLLIFLSYMMILKTVLSIVSHAECLRALNTCVSHLCAVLLFYTPEIGLSVIHRFGKRSFPFLQILLGYMSLLVPPLINPIVYSVKSKHLRARIIRVFIK; encoded by the coding sequence ATGTCATCTCTCAATGAAACTGAATTCCAATTTGCAGTGTTCCTTCTGACCGGGCAACATGGGCAGGAAGTTTTCCATCTCTGGATTTCTATCCCCTTCTGCTTCATGTATGTTATTTCgatagtaggaaattcagtcattctgttcattataaaaacagatcccagcctccatgagcccatgtacattttcctttccatgttggccgCCACAGAGCTGGGTATATCAATAGCCACCATGCCGACAATACTGGGTGTATTCTTGTTTAATTCTAGGGAGATCAGCCTTGATGCCTGTTTTGCACAGTTGTTCTTTATCCACTCACTTCAATGCATTGAATCCTCCGTGCTCttgttgatggcctttgaccgcttcATCGCTATCTGTAACCCACTGAGATATGCTTCCATCTTAACCCTGCCAAGAATACCCAAGATGGGACTGGTGTGTGTGCTAAGAGGCATGGCTATAATACTCCCACTGCCATTGTTCCTGGATCGTTTCCATTACTGTCGAtccaatgtcctctcccattcctactgcctgcaccaggaGGTCATGAAGATGGCTTGTTCTGATATCAGTGTCAACAGCATCTACGGATTGTTTGCTAAACTCTTAACAATGGGGTTGGACTCActgctcatcttcctctcttACATGATGATCCTCAAAACAGTACTTAGCATCGTGTCCCATGCCGAGTGCCTCAGAGCCCTGAACACCTGCGTTTCCCACCTCTGTGCTGTCCTGCTCTTCTACACGCCAGAGATCGGCCTGTCTGTGATACACAGATTTGGGAAGAGATCATTTCCCTTCCTTCAGATTCTCCTGGGCTACATGTCTCTGCTGGTCCCTCCCCTGATTAATCCGATTGTGTACAgcgtgaaaagcaaacaccttcgtgcAAGGATAATCAGGGTGTTCATCAAGTGA